AGGGACATGCACATTATGACAgatcccttcccccccccccacctgcttACAGGTACTGGTACTGGAGATAAACAAGGTCCTGCTGCCTGCCAGGCTTGAGATTCAGGGAATGGACCCCGTGAGCGCAGTGACCCTAAGCCTGCTGGAGCCAGAGACTCGGGTGAGCCCTGAGACCCGTTACTCACCGACCCACATTTCTTTCTCCTATCCTCTCTAGTCCCAGCGCCTCCACAACCCCCACTCCTTTCTTCTCACAGGAGGATCCTTCCAGCTGGACCTTCCCAGTCACCTCCATCTGTGGAATCAGGTGAGAGGCAGACCCATCCGGTAAGCtcctgtgccaccaagcctgacattCAGTGACCCCTCTTCTTTTTCCCTAGCGCCTCCAAGCTGGACCAGCGCTGCTGCTTCGTGTACGCACTTCCTCCGGCCCAGGACGTCCAGTTGTGCTTCCCCAGTGTGGAGCGCTGCCAGTGGTGTGCTCAgcctttctgagtttggggctggGATGCCCAGGGGACGGAATGGACCGGGTGCTCTTGGGGGATGGTTCTTGGCCAGATCGTCCCTTCCAGCTGGTTTCCCCTCTTCAGGTTCTGTGGCCTAATTCAGGTCTTGGTGATGAATCCAGATTCCTCGGCGcccactgaggaggcagaaggcgCAGGGGAGGTACTGGAGGTGAGGCTGCGGAAATGGGGGTTGGAAGAGAGCGAGGGGTGAAGGGCCCTGCTGAACTGGGTGCTCTGGTTCCCACAGTTTGATTATGAATACTCAGAGACCGGCGAGCGGCTGGTGCTGGGCAGAGGCACGTATGGGGTGGTGTATGCTGGCCGAGACAGGCACACGAGGGTACGAATCGCCATCAAGGAGATCCCAGAGAGAGACAGCAGGTGGGGTGCGTTGGTTGATGAAGGTCTGGGAGCTCAGAAGGGTAGATGCAAACAGGGTAAGataagagtgtgtgtatgtgtgtgtgtgtgtctgtctgtctgtctgtctgtggagaaAACGTGAGAACTGAGTGGTTGTGGGCATGGAAAAGAGCTGTTTAGTGGCTGGACTAGGGGTGGTGGCCCTTACAGTAGATAAGAGAGGTCGGCGGGCAGGGTGTTGGATCTGGGGGCATGGTCTCATGGTACAGGACCATGGGAGGTTATCTCTGCTCACACCTGCCCATTGCTCTCTCCTCGACATTCCCAGATTCTCTCAGCCTCTGCATGAAGAGATCGCTCTTCACAAACGACTTCGTCACAAGAATATCGTGCGCTATCTGGGCTCCGCCAGCCAGGGCGGTTACCTCAAGATCTTCATGGAGGAAGTGCCTGGAGGTACCAGCCCTGCGTGGGAGGGGAGTGAAACCTGAGGTGTGGGGCGTGGGAATGGAGCAGACCGGGGTGGCAAACCCTGAGGGGAAATGAACTCTagcgtgggtgggtgggtgtcgcCTAGAATTAGCTGACAGGGCTCACAGGGTGATGGAAGTCTGGGTCATGGGATGGGTGTGTTTGCGCTCTGATCAGAGGGATGGAGGTAGAGTAAGTGGACATCAATTATAAACTTGGTTTGTCTCTGCCCAGGCAGCCTGTCTTCCTTGCTTAGGTCAGTGTGGGGACCCCTAAAGGACAACGAGAGTACTATTAGCTTCTACACACGTCAGATCCTGCAAGGACTCAGCTACCTCCATGAGAACCGCATCGTTCACAGAGACATCAAGGTCAGCCCTGTGGCTGGTCCAGGTTTGTGGAGACACAGTACCAAACTGAAGCTGGCAGTAATGGGGAGAGAGCACACCTTTGCGGAGGTTGGGGGACCTATCAAAGAGGTCCCTTAAAGGTGAAAAAGTCACATCTGTGGAAGATCAGACACGAGCTCCTATACTGGGTTGGTAGGGAAAAGACACTCATAGAGGCTCAGGATGTAATATCAGATTTGGGGGTCTCGGGATGGGGAGGTCTGGTTTATAGCAGGGCCCAATCCCGGTGTCCTCTTCAATCAGGGGGACAATGTACTGATCAACACCTTCAGTGGGCTGCTCAAGATTTCTGACTTTGGCACCTCTAAGCGGCTGGCAGGCATCACACCATGCACAGAGACTTTCACAGGTAATGGATGGTGGGGATGTCAAACTCTTGGAGACTTCTGGGGAATGGAGTTTTTTCTGGGCACAgagttataattttaaagatttacttattttatgtatgtgagtacactgtagtacactgtagctgaaggttgtgagccttcatgtggttgttggggattgaatttaggacctctgctctctctggtcagCTCTGCTTGCttagtccctgcttgctctggcccaaagatttacttattattatatgtaagtacactgtagctgtcttcagacacaccagaagagggcatcagatctcattatgggtggttgtgagtcaccaatgtggttgctgggaattgaactggggaccttgggaagagctgtcagtgctcttacccactgagccatctcgccagcccgaaTTACAGTTTTAATGGTGAATGGAAGGAATCTGGCTGGAGACAGGTGACTGGATCCAGGAACTGCTGATAAAATCTAGACTCCAAGGTTAGTTAACTACCTCAGCATCGAAAACGGATGCAAGGCCGTGTGTTGGGGGTGTGAGAAGGCTTGGTAGAATTTGAAGGGAGGACGATGTAATGTCAGGTACAAGCCAGAACCCTCCTGATGGTTGAACGCCATGGAGCCTAGCATGAAGGACGGAAGTTTGGCATGTGAAGGGGCCTAGGTGTGCAGATGGCCAGCGGACGATGGGGACATGGACGCCTACCCTGGCATCGTTGTTCCTAATTGTGGTCTAGGGACTCTGCAGTATATGGCCCCGGAAATCATCGACCAGGGCCCGCGAGGATATGGGAAGGCAGCTGACATCTGGTCTCTGGGCTGCACTGTAATCGAGATGGCCACAGGTCGACCGCCCTTCCACGAACTAGGGAGCCCGCAGGCTGCGATGTTTCAGGCGAGTCTCTCTGGGGTGTGGCCTACGGAGGGTGGGCGGAGCCAGATGGGGCCTCGAGCACCTCTGATCTGATCCTGGGTTTATCCCCTCTGCCCCACCTCCGCAGGTGGGCATGTACAAGGTACATCCACCGGTGCCCGGGTCCCTGTCAGCTGAGGCCCAAGCCTTCCTCCTCCGAACTTTTGAGCCCGATCCCCGCCTCCGAGCCAGTGCCCAAGAGCTGCTGGGAGACCCCTTCCTTCAGCCAGGGAAGAGGAGCCGCAGCCCTGGCTCTCCTCGTCATACTCCCCGGCCCTCAGGTGCTGTGAGGGTGGAGGGGAGCAACCTAGGGAAGGACAGAGGGGCTGACGAGGCAAAAAGACTAACAGCTTGTTCCTCCTTCAGATGCCCCTTCCAGTGCTTCCAGTCCTTCAGCTGAATCAGCCACACAGTCTCAGACATTCCCAAGGCCCCAGGCACCCTCTCAGCACCCACCCAGCCCCCCAAAGCGCTGCCTTAGTTATGGGGACACCAGTCAGCTCCGGTGAGCGCCTAGGGTCCTGGAGTGGGTTCTCTTCATCTAATTTTGCCGTTTGTATTCATTTCCTCCAGAAAAAGGCCTCCCTGGGTCGCAAACACCCTGACCACTTCCAAGGACCGTATCTACTACCTCCTGCCCTCTCCCAGATGCCGGTGGCATTCACTCTGCCAACCCCCAGATGGGCTTAATTTCTATTATCCCCGTGAAGTAGGCTTAAAAGCCAAGATCCAAACCCTGCAGCAGAGATGGTTGGTTGCATGGCGTTGCCCACCCTCCATCTAATGCCCCTCATTGTGCCCAGTGTGCCCGAGGAGTCTGCTGCCGAGGAACCCGCGTCCCCAGAAGAGAGTTCAGGCCTGAGTCTGCTGCACCAGGAGAGCAAGCGCCGGGCCATGCTGGCTGCGGTGCTGGAACAGGAGGTGCCCACACTAGCAGAGAATCTCCTGGAACAGGAACAGGTGGGAGGCCCGCCCCAGCGCCCCCTGGTGGTCGAGCTGGGATAAGAATTTATAGTCCACCGGCGAGCATCTCTGTTGACTGCGGATGCGAACATCCACGGACGCCCCCTCTTTTTAGGATTCTCGACTCAGCAGGAATCATGTGGAGCTTCTGCTTCGGTGCCTCGGGGCACAAATCCACACTCCTAACCGCCGGCAGCTGACGCAGGAGCTGCGGGCCCTGCAAGCTCAACTGCGGGCCCAGAGCCTGGGCCCTGCGCTTTTGAAAGGGCCGCTCTTCGCCTTTCCAGACGCGGTGAGGAAGCTACCTCGAAGTTAGGGCTGTGCAATAACAGGTCGTGAGCAAGATCTTGATGTTCCAGGATTCTATGACTTCCAGGAAGACGCATGTCCAGTCCTGGCTTCCCCGTCCCACCCTTGACCCCAAGTCCGCCCACCTCTTTTAGACTGCAGTCGACTTTCTAGGGCTTTACAACTCAAGCCCCACCTCTGTTTGAGATTCAACCGTCTCAACCgcgccttccttccctccccaggtGAAGCAGATCCTCCGCAGACGCCAGATCCGCCCACACTGGATGTTCGTGTTGGACTCGCTGCTCAGCCGTGCAGTCCGGGCGGCGCTGGCGGTGCTGGACGCCGGTAGGCGGGGCCGGCCGGGGCGGGGGTGTGGCCCTGGGGGCGTGGCGAACATAAAATGGGTAGTTAGCggccctcccttctccctggccGTCTGGGGTCCTAAACGGATGTCGCGCCCACCTTGAGCTCAATCTACTCGAATTGGTAGAGGCGGAGAAGAAAGCGGTCTCACCGAGGTCAGAGGAGTGGAGTAAAGAGGAGTCCCAGCAGAAACCGCAGGAGAGCCAGGCGCTGCAGAGCCAGCTCCCACCAGAGCAGGGACCCCCATCGTTGATGGTGCAGCTGGGCCTTTTGCGAGCAGAGACTGACAGGTGAAGCCTTTTGGAATCACCCGGATAAGCTGCAGAGGCTTCGACCCGCAGGCCCTTCCATTCTACCACCCCTACCTTCCCACAGGCTTCGGGACGTTCTGGCTGAGAAGGAACGTGAGTGCCAGGCCCTGGTGCAACAGGCCCTGCATCGGGTGCATGCAGAGACCAGGACGTATGCCCCAGCTTCAGAGACCCCAGGTGAGCCGACTTGACTGGGAAATGGTGACGGTAAGGCCGCAGAGAACACCTTTGCCCTCCCTCATCACCTGCCTTTTTGACAGCCACTCTCCCAAAGGACCAGAACCTGGTGCAGTGGCTACAGGAACTGAGTGTAGACCCAGCCACTATCCAAACGGTGAGCAGAGTGTGAGCTGGCTcctgccacccacccaccaaaggcatctcctctgtcttcctgctatTCAAGGTTTCTCATTGCTGTAAAGATGCCCAATACTGGAAGAGCCCTTAGAATGCATCTCTCATTATAGGGATGGGGAAACTCAGGCCACAAACGGGCTGTCTGCCTGAGAGTTCTGTTAGAAGCAAGAACCCGAGTTTCTAGTTGTATTTCTGTGCAACTTGATCTTTCCCTGTTTCTGTGGTTCTCGGTTCATAACCAGCTCCTGAGTCATAGCTTCACCCTTCAAATCCTGCTCACCTGTGCCACTCAAGATGATCTAGTCTACACCAGAATCAGGTACATCCTGAGCCTTCCAGGGGTGAGTCACGTAGCACCTGCTAGCTATATCAGGACATCCCCTGCCCAGTGGCCCTGGCCTGCTCTTGATTCCTCCCTGAAAAGCATAATGGTTCCTAAAGAGAGCGAGCATGGGCTGCCTTCCGGCTGAATTACATTGATCCCTGATGTCCCCAGGGGAGGGATGGTATGCCGAATTTGGAGAGCCATCCTGGCACAGCGAGCAGGAGCCACATCGGTCACCCCAGGACCCCGGGACGCTGAGTGATGACATCAAAGGACACAGACGCAGATGGATGAACAGAGAAGACACAAACAGCTTTGGACACACCTGTCCTAGAACCCAGGAGCAACTACAGGGACCAGATCCAACCTCAATGGGTGGAACTAATTAGGGAGGCACCTAAAGGACACTACATACAATCATAGACTATTAAACAGAACACTTGCTACCATGCTTGATTTGGCAACTTCAGAAGGGTGTGGGGGGGGCAGAGTGTCCAAGGAGCACCCCCTTGGGGTCTCCATCCCGAGTGACCCTTTTTCATTCCCTGGGCTCTTTCAAGCTAATAATGCCTTACTACCCAGACTTCATACCCAGTTGAGCAGTCAGTAGCTCTGTAAACAGACTTTATTGATTCCGGCCATGTGTGTGCTTTAGGTGGGGGTTCACAGAGGGGTTTGACAAGGCTATGCCCTGGGGACCAGGTTGGTTCTGAGGGGCAGAAGGCCATCCACCCACTCACAGGGCCGCTCCAGGAGTGTCTGCCACAGCTGCTTCTCCTCCGGTGTGGAGTCCATCCAGGGTACCTGGAGCCCATAACTGCTGCCTGGATGTGGGTGAGCCAAAGTGGAGGCTACTGTTACCTTGGAGACCTTGGGTCCCAAGAGCAATTTTCTGGTCCCAGATTATGCACTGTGCCCAAGCATCCCGTGCCTCCCAGCTTGGCTCCCCTCAAGGGCCTGCTCTGCTCACCGGTACCAAGGCTGAGGCGTGTGCCCCCCAGCTGGCGACTGGCCAGGGCCCCATGGTCCCACAGGGAGAGCTCAGCACAGGCCTGGCGTAGGTCAGCAGGCCCGAAGCCATCATAAACCATGGTGTGGTTGAACACAGGGCTGAGACTTCTTCGGACCACTCTTGTGCGTTGGCGGCTGGCCCGACTGTCATCGGGCAGCACTGAGCTGCGGCAGGGTAATAAAGGAGGGCTGGTCTTAGGCAATCCACCCCCTGACACTTCCTTCCTGAGCCAGCCAGGCACCATGTTCTGTCCTTTCATATGGCCGTGTTCCCTAGCCCCAGCCTGAGACCAGAACTCTAGCCCTCTGTGTTCTGGGATATTTACACCAATCTTTTCTTTAAGGCTTCATACTTGAAGCTGATAACTGTGCGCAGGATTCCAGAGAGAAGCCTCTGAAATGCAATTCTGCTATTTTTCTGGCCCAATAACCTTCAGTATTCCCTGCCTTCCCCTTTAGTTTCCAAAGCCTCAACCACTCTGCAGAATAGAATATTACTCTGATCTagagcaacagaaaggaagccaggacgGGAGCCCCAGCTCAGAGCAGTCGACTCTGTTTCACTCCTGGAGGGTGAGGTAACAACACCTGAAGCACCCAGAAACATTTTAGAGGGTCTGTAAAAGCTTACTTTGAAAACCACGGAGCTGGGGTGTAGCTGAGTAGTAGAACTTTTAATATATGCATGCTTAGGGTGACCAGAGACAACTACAATCACCAACCACTGAGTCACAAGTTCAGAGCCAAGCCTCAGAGCTTGTCCTTCCAAGAGTTCCAAGGAGGACCCTTGTGGCCTTTGCATCATAGTGTGTGCATAGTAGGTGCACAACCTCCGCAGAATGCAGCCTATGCTGgctaatgtcaacttgacacacacttgagcagtggttctcaacctccctaaggctgtggtcctttaatacagttcctcatgttgtggtgactcccccccaaccatgaaattattccattgctactttgtaattttgctactgttaggaactgtactgtaaatatctggtgtttgccacccacaggttgagaaccactgagcctagagtcctctgagaggagggaatccCAGCTGAGCAAATGCCTCCATGCTGTGGGCAAGCCCGTAGAGCATTTCCTTAAGTACTGATTGAGcaaggctaagcaagccatggagagcaacccatgaggagcaagccagtcagcagccctcctctgtggcttctgcatcagctcctgccttcaggttcctgcgcTGTTATGAGTTCCCGCCctggctttcttcagtgatggaccaCAGCGTGGTGGAAGTGTataaccttttcctccccaaccagctttttggtggtggtgttccatcaaagtaatagaaaccctaaggagATGGAGCCCCTTAGCTCCCTGATGCAGATTTTGTTGTTgtacaaggtctcactatgtagctttggctgactTGGAAGTAgcaatatagaccaggctggcctggaacccactctgtagaccagattaatgcatttttaatcccagcactcgggaggcagaggcaggcggatttctgagttccaggtcagcctggtctacacagtgagttccaggacagccagggctatacagagaaaccctgtctcaaaacaacaacaaaaacaaacaaacaaaaacaaaaacaaaacaaaacaaaacaaaaaccaaaaccagaaaaaccaCATGCCACCGTGCCTAGCctaaacttttattttgagatggggatCTTGTGTGTCCCATGTAGCCTtaatgaccttgaactgatcctcctgcctccaatcCTAGTTTAAGTAGGTTGTCAGGGATCAACCCAGAGCCTCTTGCTTGATAAGCCAGCAACTCCACCAATGGATACATGGCCCCAAGCCCCAACTCCAACCCTCTGCCTGGCTCATCACTTCTGTCCCGCTGATCTAGGTTGGGGGGACAGGTgggtcagaggtcaagagcaGAAGGGACTGACACCTTAGGTCGCCTCTCACCATTGAATGTAGGAGTCCAGGGATCCTGGCCGCAGTGGCACGAGGCCCTGAGCTTCCTTTACCCAGAAGTGTAATTCCCCACTCTGTGGCTGTCCTCCTCCTGTGGGGACACTCCAGTTCAGACCACCACCTCCCAGGACGGGACTCCCACCTCCCAGGGCTAGTCCAGCTTAACCTCCCTTTCACTTGGCAATCACTCACCCTCTGAGCCGGCAGGGACGTATTTAAGGGACAGAGACAGCAGTCCACGGCTGGGAAGCTCGTCTGGAGAGGGAGGAACCTGAAAAGGCCGGGAGAGGGTGTGTCAGGAGAGAAACAGGATTATGGGTGAGAAGGGGGTTGGGGACAGGAGCCCAATGGCAATGCTCCCCAGAAGAGGTGCCCTGGCTGGCAAGCCTGGCCTAATGGTATCAGTATGAGGACAAGTGAGGCTCTTCAAACCGGTCTGTGGGTGTTTGGTCCAGTGGGCCTGTGGGAATAAAGAAGGAATTATGTGTGACTGAGCACCAGCCCTTACCCGAGGCTGCAGGGGGAGCCAGGTAGCCTCAGAGTCCCAGTTCCACGTGTCTAGGGGCACTTCGACCTCTCCCAGAAAGACGTTTCGACCAAGACTTTCGCGGTGCCACACGGACAGGCTCAGCACGCGGCCTGGGAGATCAGCCTGCTGGACAGAGTGCTGGGGACAGGAGGTGAGTTTCAGAGGCGCGCTGTGACTCACCTGTTAATGGGAGATAGCCTCCCCAGGTTCCTTTCCAGTATGGACTCCGGAGTCAGGGTTAGCTGGGGTTCACCTCCTAGCACAAGTTGCGGGGCTTCGGATTGCACAAACCACTAGCTGTCTTGTCATTACTTTCCTGGGGCCGTCAGGAAAATTAACCCGGCAGCCCCTGCCACTCACCCCACCGAAAATGGTACCCTGTTCGTTTGCAGGGATGACAAAACCCTTGATGCCTCACCCGCAGAGTCTCGTTGAAGATTGGGTTCAGATTCCGTTTCTTCACCGACGTCTTGCGCTTGCTCTGCTTATCCGGGAGGAGGTAGCTTTTCACGTAGCTGGGCAAGGGATGTGAAGACTGGAGGTAAGGAGGAGCCCTTCCAGAGCTTTGTCCAGCTCTGGGGTCTTCCCTAGTCGTCATCCAGAACACAGCACCCCATGTGGAGGTGGAGGCCTGGTGTTAATTAACAGACATCCAATTTAAGACGTCTCCCAATCATATTGTTGCGCCCAttttgaagaagagaaaactgaggccAAGACAGTTAAGTGGTAGACTGGGTGATGGAGTCTCGCCCCCCCCAGACTCCCTGCAGCCCACCTGTGAGGTAGGCACTCACGGATCGGAGCGGCGTCGCCGGGCAGCGGCCAGGCCCTGGCACTGGATCACCTGTACTCGCAGCTCGGAAGTGCCAGGTTCATAGTGCAGCGAGAAGAGCACGGAGCCCCGCACCTGCACcgtgcccgcctctgcctccccggaTAGGCTCATCAGGCTGCCGCTCAGCTGTGGGCGGGGCGGGTGGGAGGTCAGGGTCCCCACAGGGAAACTTCCCACTGTGGGGTTTGCCTGGGCCCTCCCGGCTTCCAGCCCCTCCCTAGCTCTTCACCGTAGAGGAATTGAGGCTGGACACAGAGGAGCTGCTGCTGAGCATGCGGTCAAGAGAGGGGCCGAGACCCGGGGCCTCTTCTCCATTCTCCAGGATCTTGGAGGTCGCCTTGGACTGGAGAGGGAAGAAGCGACAGGGGCGTCCCCTTATTTTCCTGGACCTTGCAGggaaattgggggtgggggtcattCACCGATGGTTCCCACCCCCAGGGCAGGTACATTCTCAGTCTGGAATGCGCTCCGGGTCTTGAGAACAGCCACTGGCTACTCCCGCCTACCTGGGCTGGAGTTGGCCGGGACTCCTGCTCCGCCTCCGGCTCAGGATCCAGCTCTGGGTCCGCCTCTGCCACCTGCACACCCTCTTCGCCAGGGGCTGGAATGGGGTACAAGCCACTGAAAGAGCCCCTCTCCTGTATGTCCCTAAGCAAACCTGGAGGGACTTGTTCACAACTCTGAGTCACCTGTCAGCTTCAGGCCCCAGGGATGACCTAGAGTTGTCCCCGAAGGCCAAGTCGGGGTCCcgggaagaagaggaaggtggaaatgatggttggggggggggcggtcgtTAAAAATGGCCTCTGATCCCCTCAACCTCTCAGGCTCCCTGGCTTACCCTCATGCTCAACTTCCTGGTCCTGGGGCTCCTCCTCCTGACTGGAAGCCTTTGGGGGTGAGGAGAAATCAGGCCCCTGAAGAAAGCAGAGGGTAGGGGTCACAGTGGGGGTTAATGAGAAAAGGATCAAGGGTTATGatggggtcagaggtcaaagaCTCCAGCCTGCTCACCTCGCTCCTGTTAGAGTAGGGCTGCCCTCAGGGCAGGGCTAGCTACCAGCTGCAGGACCAGTCAAGCCTGTACTTCACACCCTGGCATCCCAAGGCCTGTCTCTCCTGCTGGGCCTGCCTGACTCCTAGGCTCAGCTGGTGGGGGCCCCAACATCTAAGTCCCTGGCCTCACCCTCCTCAGTTCAACcccaactttatttatttatttatttatttatttatttatttatttatttggttttccgagacagggtttctctgtgtagccctggctgtcctggaactcactctgtaaaccaggctggcctcgaactcataaatctgcctggctctgcctcccgaatgctgggattaaaggagtgtgccaccactgcccacctcaGCCTCTAGAGTTTCagaaagccagggctacccagggaactcccacccccaccttgaaaaacaaacacaaaagatgtagctcagttgatagagtgctggCTTAACACATAGGacactctgggtttgatccctagccaCCACATAAACCCGgcatggtggtgaacaccttcCATCCTGGCgctcaggaggtagaaacaggaggaccaggagtcaaGGTCACCCTCAACCACACACGAGGTGTGACACCagtttactaaaaaaaaaaaaaaaaaaaggccgggtgtggtggcgcatgcctttagtcccagcacttgggaggcagaggcaggcggatttatgagtttgagg
Above is a window of Mus pahari chromosome 6, PAHARI_EIJ_v1.1, whole genome shotgun sequence DNA encoding:
- the Map3k6 gene encoding mitogen-activated protein kinase kinase kinase 6 isoform X2, which translates into the protein MAGPCPGAGVLERAGSCWQDPLAEALSRGRSPPAVTGRGCARSRPLSVVYVLTREPGPGVKPGSGTEAEPLPLRCLREACAQLQGTRPPPQLRSLPFATLALGDTAALDSFYNADVVVLEVSSSLAQPSLFYHLGVRESFSMTNNVLLCSQAELPDLQALRDCVGSYTLIPYVVTATGRVLCGDAGLLRGIADGLVQAGAGTEALLTPLVGRLVRLLEATPTDSCGYFRETIRQDIRQARERFSGQQLRQELARLQRRLDSVELLSPDIVMNLLLSYRDVQDYTAIIELVETLQALPTCDVAEQHNVCFHYTFALNRRNRPGDREKALAVLLPLVKYEGPVAPDLYCMCGRIYKDMFFSSGFQNAGHLEQAYHWYRKAFDVEPSLHSGINAAVLLIAAGQHFEDSEELRLIGMKLGCLLARKGCVEKMQYYWDVGFYLGAQILANDPIQVVLAAEQLYKLNAPIWYLVSMMETFLLYQHFRPRPEPSGGPPLRAHFWLHFLLQSCQPFKATPPQEDQCLVLVLEINKVLLPARLEIQGMDPVSAVTLSLLEPETREDPSSWTFPVTSICGISASKLDQRCCFVYALPPAQDVQLCFPSVERCQWFCGLIQVLVMNPDSSAPTEEAEGAGEVLEFDYEYSETGERLVLGRGTYGVVYAGRDRHTRVRIAIKEIPERDSRFSQPLHEEIALHKRLRHKNIVRYLGSASQGGYLKIFMEEVPGGSLSSLLRSVWGPLKDNESTISFYTRQILQGLSYLHENRIVHRDIKGDNVLINTFSGLLKISDFGTSKRLAGITPCTETFTGTLQYMAPEIIDQGPRGYGKAADIWSLGCTVIEMATGRPPFHELGSPQAAMFQVGMYKVHPPVPGSLSAEAQAFLLRTFEPDPRLRASAQELLGDPFLQPGKRSRSPGSPRHTPRPSDAPSSASSPSAESATQSQTFPRPQAPSQHPPSPPKRCLSYGDTSQLRVPEESAAEEPASPEESSGLSLLHQESKRRAMLAAVLEQEVPTLAENLLEQEQDSRLSRNHVELLLRCLGAQIHTPNRRQLTQELRALQAQLRAQSLGPALLKGPLFAFPDAVKQILRRRQIRPHWMFVLDSLLSRAVRAALAVLDAEAEKKAVSPRSEEWSKEESQQKPQESQALQSQLPPEQGPPSLMVQLGLLRAETDRLRDVLAEKERECQALVQQALHRVHAETRTYAPASETPATLPKDQNLVQWLQELSVDPATIQTLLSHSFTLQILLTCATQDDLVYTRIRGGMVCRIWRAILAQRAGATSVTPGPRDAE
- the Map3k6 gene encoding mitogen-activated protein kinase kinase kinase 6 isoform X1; protein product: MAGPCPGAGVLERAGSCWQDPLAEALSRGRSPPAVTGRGCARSRPLSVVYVLTREPGPGVKPGSGTEAEPLPLRCLREACAQLQGTRPPPQLRSLPFATLALGDTAALDSFYNADVVVLEVSSSLAQPSLFYHLGVRESFSMTNNVLLCSQAELPDLQALREDVFQKNSDCVGSYTLIPYVVTATGRVLCGDAGLLRGIADGLVQAGAGTEALLTPLVGRLVRLLEATPTDSCGYFRETIRQDIRQARERFSGQQLRQELARLQRRLDSVELLSPDIVMNLLLSYRDVQDYTAIIELVETLQALPTCDVAEQHNVCFHYTFALNRRNRPGDREKALAVLLPLVKYEGPVAPDLYCMCGRIYKDMFFSSGFQNAGHLEQAYHWYRKAFDVEPSLHSGINAAVLLIAAGQHFEDSEELRLIGMKLGCLLARKGCVEKMQYYWDVGFYLGAQILANDPIQVVLAAEQLYKLNAPIWYLVSMMETFLLYQHFRPRPEPSGGPPLRAHFWLHFLLQSCQPFKATPPQEDQCLVLVLEINKVLLPARLEIQGMDPVSAVTLSLLEPETREDPSSWTFPVTSICGISASKLDQRCCFVYALPPAQDVQLCFPSVERCQWFCGLIQVLVMNPDSSAPTEEAEGAGEVLEFDYEYSETGERLVLGRGTYGVVYAGRDRHTRVRIAIKEIPERDSRFSQPLHEEIALHKRLRHKNIVRYLGSASQGGYLKIFMEEVPGGSLSSLLRSVWGPLKDNESTISFYTRQILQGLSYLHENRIVHRDIKGDNVLINTFSGLLKISDFGTSKRLAGITPCTETFTGTLQYMAPEIIDQGPRGYGKAADIWSLGCTVIEMATGRPPFHELGSPQAAMFQVGMYKVHPPVPGSLSAEAQAFLLRTFEPDPRLRASAQELLGDPFLQPGKRSRSPGSPRHTPRPSDAPSSASSPSAESATQSQTFPRPQAPSQHPPSPPKRCLSYGDTSQLRVPEESAAEEPASPEESSGLSLLHQESKRRAMLAAVLEQEVPTLAENLLEQEQDSRLSRNHVELLLRCLGAQIHTPNRRQLTQELRALQAQLRAQSLGPALLKGPLFAFPDAVKQILRRRQIRPHWMFVLDSLLSRAVRAALAVLDAEAEKKAVSPRSEEWSKEESQQKPQESQALQSQLPPEQGPPSLMVQLGLLRAETDRLRDVLAEKERECQALVQQALHRVHAETRTYAPASETPATLPKDQNLVQWLQELSVDPATIQTLLSHSFTLQILLTCATQDDLVYTRIRGGMVCRIWRAILAQRAGATSVTPGPRDAE
- the Sytl1 gene encoding synaptotagmin-like protein 1 translates to MPQRGHPSQERLWALPSLPMAHGPGSEAEGLLDLSFLTEEEQEAISDVLKRDAHLRQLEEGRVSKLRASLADPWQLKILTGDWFQEARSQRHHHAHFGSDLVRASIRRKKSSTKGDQALGSDGEAEAAGEDTIEGEPEPRVSIEVAAPERPTETQGPDFSSPPKASSQEEEPQDQEVEHEAPGEEGVQVAEADPELDPEPEAEQESRPTPAQSKATSKILENGEEAPGLGPSLDRMLSSSSSVSSLNSSTLSGSLMSLSGEAEAGTVQVRGSVLFSLHYEPGTSELRVQVIQCQGLAAARRRRSDPYVKSYLLPDKQSKRKTSVKKRNLNPIFNETLRHSVQQADLPGRVLSLSVWHRESLGRNVFLGEVEVPLDTWNWDSEATWLPLQPRVPPSPDELPSRGLLSLSLKYVPAGSEGGGQPQSGELHFWVKEAQGLVPLRPGSLDSYIQCSVLPDDSRASRQRTRVVRRSLSPVFNHTMVYDGFGPADLRQACAELSLWDHGALASRQLGGTRLSLGTGSSYGLQVPWMDSTPEEKQLWQTLLERPCEWVDGLLPLRTNLVPRA